One Actinomycetes bacterium genomic region harbors:
- a CDS encoding DDE-type integrase/transposase/recombinase gives MRNRVARAWQALSEEGSIMERFSFAASEAVSVPQHSEAGVYVGQESEAHVPLTRAEIREAQWAHPGTAQIMELLVHGSVAEAQPEQTTAAQAKAMDMHRLDTDGLLLRVTPKGSRIVVPPALRARVFRQCHDVPGHFGVNKSMKHLTRLFAWAGEKQMRGELSDYVRTCDPCQRSNIHHHSAGRASLAQHGEGPCQVWAIDEWAAGLQSDGYSGLLNFMCLFSHLVVAEPVTEHLTSAEVCRIMVDRVINVYGIPEAVRSDAAAVLTSALVQDFYDVYQIAMQDATAYTHRSIGSLERFHSVLKKLVMARRIQSGDDNWTAYIGHVVYAYNNTVCATGYTPFFVVFGRDGGLPIDAAMRTALQVEQSGLPEYVQKLLEQLHVVWDAQSQALLRNSLKAYKKMNLKYDVNEEIRVGDLVLLKKGTAVDNLKTHPKAVEVSDGPFRVLGLLKGGRVRLGDLGVRRIREEVDEKRLTRYHQRLTSEEFERGQHKLERRWAVEALVGHRVRGGDIEYAVRWLGFDRQYDKYMARDQLQDVWELVRAYERRHDLGSRALKSLERESREVPDELPPVDEQARRRPHFRPTDPQRRREQRAREARDEAGATAAAGAEASTPEPVAAEPEPELEQAAAATTDADERERSTQAREDEAQQRIERREEARRAQLEAAQRRREEQAAKRRARQAAEGEAPLALLGETMEGDVQLQAATGAPVTISKKVACMAGTLKAMLMGVSKVEGADETLIGLPEIEEHHLARAVEYMHFKLAKQGGATRLFAVDGEQAVALFRVANYLDL, from the coding sequence GTGCGCAACAGGGTAGCGCGGGCGTGGCAGGCGCTGAGCGAGGAGGGCAGCATCATGGAGCGCTTCTCGTTCGCGGCCTCGGAAGCAGTGAGCGTGCCTCAGCATAGTGAGGCAGGTGTGTATGTGGGACAGGAGAGCGAGGCGCACGTGCCGCTCACGAGGGCCGAGATCCGGGAGGCGCAGTGGGCGCATCCTGGCACGGCTCAGATAATGGAGCTCTTGGTGCACGGCTCGGTCGCGGAGGCGCAGCCTGAGCAGACGACGGCGGCGCAGGCGAAGGCGATGGACATGCATCGGCTCGACACCGACGGCTTGCTCTTGCGGGTCACGCCAAAGGGGTCGCGCATAGTCGTGCCGCCAGCGCTGAGGGCGAGGGTCTTCAGGCAGTGCCACGACGTGCCGGGGCACTTCGGCGTCAACAAGAGCATGAAGCACCTGACAAGGCTGTTCGCATGGGCGGGCGAGAAGCAGATGCGGGGCGAGCTCAGCGACTACGTCCGCACCTGCGACCCGTGTCAGCGCTCGAACATACATCACCACTCGGCTGGGCGCGCTTCGCTGGCCCAGCACGGCGAGGGGCCGTGCCAGGTCTGGGCGATCGACGAGTGGGCGGCGGGGTTGCAGTCGGACGGGTACAGCGGGCTGCTGAACTTCATGTGCCTGTTCTCACACCTGGTGGTGGCGGAGCCGGTCACGGAGCACCTCACGTCGGCGGAGGTGTGTCGCATAATGGTGGACCGGGTCATCAACGTGTACGGCATACCGGAGGCAGTGCGGAGCGACGCGGCGGCGGTGCTGACGTCGGCGCTGGTGCAGGACTTCTACGACGTGTACCAGATCGCTATGCAGGACGCGACGGCGTACACGCATCGGTCGATTGGTAGCCTGGAGCGCTTCCACTCGGTGCTCAAGAAGCTGGTGATGGCGCGTCGCATACAGAGCGGCGACGACAACTGGACAGCGTACATCGGACACGTGGTGTACGCGTATAACAACACGGTGTGCGCCACGGGGTATACGCCCTTCTTCGTCGTGTTCGGGCGCGATGGCGGGCTGCCCATCGACGCGGCGATGCGCACGGCGCTGCAGGTGGAGCAGAGCGGGCTGCCGGAGTACGTGCAGAAGCTGCTGGAACAGCTGCACGTGGTCTGGGACGCGCAGTCACAAGCGTTGCTGCGCAACTCGCTGAAGGCGTACAAGAAGATGAACTTGAAGTACGACGTGAACGAGGAGATCCGGGTCGGCGACTTGGTGCTCTTGAAGAAGGGCACCGCGGTGGACAACTTGAAGACGCACCCGAAGGCCGTGGAGGTGAGCGACGGGCCTTTCAGGGTCCTCGGCTTGCTCAAGGGCGGGCGCGTGCGACTCGGAGACCTCGGCGTCCGACGAATCCGGGAAGAGGTCGACGAGAAGCGCTTGACGCGGTACCACCAGCGGCTCACGAGCGAGGAGTTCGAGCGCGGCCAGCACAAGCTCGAGCGGCGCTGGGCGGTCGAGGCTCTTGTGGGGCATCGAGTGCGCGGCGGCGACATCGAGTACGCGGTGCGGTGGCTGGGGTTCGACAGGCAGTACGATAAGTACATGGCCAGGGATCAGCTTCAGGACGTCTGGGAGTTGGTGAGAGCCTATGAGCGGCGGCACGACCTGGGCTCACGGGCGCTCAAGTCGCTCGAGCGCGAGTCGCGCGAGGTGCCGGACGAGCTGCCACCGGTGGACGAGCAGGCGCGACGGCGCCCGCACTTCAGGCCCACGGACCCACAGCGGCGGCGGGAGCAGCGGGCGCGCGAGGCGCGCGACGAGGCAGGAGCCACGGCAGCGGCGGGCGCGGAGGCATCGACGCCCGAGCCGGTAGCAGCCGAGCCCGAGCCTGAGCTCGAGCAGGCAGCAGCAGCAACAACGGACGCGGACGAGCGGGAGCGGTCGACGCAGGCGCGCGAGGACGAGGCGCAGCAGCGCATCGAGCGGCGGGAGGAAGCGCGGCGCGCGCAGCTCGAGGCCGCGCAGAGGCGGCGCGAGGAGCAGGCGGCGAAGCGCCGCGCGAGGCAGGCAGCAGAAGGCGAGGCGCCACTGGCGCTGCTCGGCGAGACCATGGAGGGCGACGTGCAGCTGCAGGCGGCAACGGGCGCACCCGTCACCATCAGCAAGAAGGTGGCGTGCATGGCAGGGACACTGAAGGCCATGCTCATGGGCGTGAGCAAGGTCGAGGGCGCCGACGAGACGTTGATCGGGCTGCCCGAGATCGAGGAGCACCACTTGGCGCGGGCTGTGGAGTACATGCACTTCAAGCTGGCGAAGCAAGGTGGGGCGACACGGCTGTTCGCCGTGGATGGCGAGCAGGCGGTGGCGCTCTTCAGGGTGGCAAATTACTTGGACTTGTAG